In Halobaculum sp. XH14, a single genomic region encodes these proteins:
- a CDS encoding ring-cleaving dioxygenase: MTRADLDPIAGLHHVTVMSGDPDGNVRFFRNVLGLRLLKRTVNFDDVTTYHLYYGDETGTPGTVYTVFPFGDGRRGRNGTGEVSATAFAVPEGSLDYWRERLESRGVAVREPEERFGARVLPFTDPDGQELELIERGAQSAPDGRGRSPREPFDDVEPWADSPVPADHQIRGFHGVTLRLSEVNATADLLTFVGYEEGAAAGDRTRFRAAGDRGAVVDLVERPGMAPAGGGIGSVHHVAFRVPDDDAQAAWQETLRDRGQQVTPVKDRQYFRSIYFREPGGVLFEFATEGPGFAVDEPVGALGEELKLPEWLETHRERIESALPALSAADEPATGGDAGHDTDGGTEHEADADPTEEVATHE; encoded by the coding sequence ATGACCCGAGCCGACCTCGACCCCATCGCCGGCCTGCACCACGTGACGGTGATGTCGGGCGACCCGGACGGGAACGTCCGGTTCTTCCGGAACGTCCTCGGCCTGCGACTCCTCAAGCGGACCGTCAACTTCGACGACGTGACCACCTACCACCTCTACTACGGCGACGAGACGGGCACGCCCGGCACCGTCTACACGGTGTTCCCGTTCGGCGACGGCCGGCGCGGACGGAACGGGACCGGCGAGGTGTCGGCCACGGCGTTCGCGGTCCCCGAGGGGAGCCTCGACTACTGGCGCGAGCGCCTGGAGTCCCGCGGCGTCGCGGTCCGGGAGCCCGAGGAGCGCTTCGGCGCGCGGGTGCTCCCGTTCACCGACCCGGACGGACAGGAACTCGAACTGATCGAGCGCGGGGCGCAAAGCGCCCCGGACGGACGCGGGAGGAGCCCGCGGGAGCCGTTCGACGACGTCGAGCCGTGGGCCGACTCGCCGGTGCCGGCGGACCACCAGATTCGCGGCTTCCACGGCGTCACCCTCAGGCTCTCGGAGGTCAATGCGACGGCCGACCTGCTCACGTTCGTGGGATACGAGGAGGGAGCGGCCGCGGGCGACCGAACCAGGTTCCGCGCCGCCGGCGACCGCGGCGCGGTCGTCGACCTCGTGGAGCGACCGGGGATGGCCCCCGCCGGTGGCGGCATCGGCTCGGTCCACCACGTCGCGTTTCGCGTGCCCGACGACGATGCGCAGGCCGCCTGGCAGGAGACGCTCCGCGACCGCGGCCAGCAGGTGACGCCGGTGAAGGACCGCCAGTACTTCCGCTCGATCTACTTCCGCGAGCCCGGCGGCGTGCTGTTCGAGTTCGCCACGGAGGGGCCCGGCTTCGCGGTCGACGAGCCGGTCGGAGCGCTCGGCGAGGAACTGAAACTCCCGGAGTGGCTGGAGACGCACCGCGAGCGCATCGAGTCGGCGCTGCCGGCGCTTTCGGCCGCCGACGAACCGGCAACCGGGGGCGACGCCGGGCACGACACAGACGGTGGCACCGAGCACGAGGCCGACGCGGACCCGACGGAGGAGGTGGCGACCCATGAGTGA
- a CDS encoding alpha/beta hydrolase, which translates to MSEGPHADQPVVTAGADLDEARAAVVMVHGRGATARSILGMAGEFGTDRVAYLAPQAANHTWYPHSFMEETGKNQPHLDSALAFLGETVERAVEAVGADRVALLGFSQGACLSSEWVARNARRYGGIIAFSGGLIGPEGTPREYDGDLDGTPAFLGCSDVDPHIPLERVRETTEVFEDLGAAVDERIYEGMGHGVNEDELSAAKGIVTSLERE; encoded by the coding sequence ATGAGTGAGGGACCACACGCTGACCAGCCCGTCGTCACCGCGGGCGCCGACCTGGACGAGGCCCGCGCGGCGGTCGTGATGGTCCACGGCCGCGGCGCGACCGCACGGAGCATCCTCGGGATGGCCGGCGAGTTCGGGACCGACCGCGTCGCCTACCTCGCGCCCCAGGCGGCGAACCACACCTGGTACCCCCACTCGTTCATGGAGGAGACCGGGAAGAACCAGCCACACCTCGACTCCGCGCTGGCGTTCCTCGGGGAGACGGTCGAGCGTGCCGTCGAGGCCGTCGGCGCCGACCGTGTCGCGCTGCTCGGCTTCTCGCAGGGCGCGTGTCTCTCCTCGGAGTGGGTCGCCCGGAACGCCCGGCGATACGGCGGCATCATCGCGTTCTCGGGCGGGCTCATCGGGCCGGAGGGGACGCCCCGCGAGTACGACGGCGACCTGGACGGGACGCCCGCGTTCCTGGGCTGCTCGGACGTCGACCCCCACATCCCGCTCGAACGGGTGCGGGAGACGACCGAGGTGTTCGAGGACCTGGGCGCGGCCGTCGACGAGCGCATCTACGAGGGGATGGGCCACGGCGTCAACGAGGACGAACTCTCGGCCGCGAAGGGAATCGTGACGAGCCTGGAGCGGGAGTAG
- the cofC gene encoding 2-phospho-L-lactate guanylyltransferase — protein MRALVPFAAERPKTRLADVLTGAERRAFADAMLTDVLAALRAADFSPHLLATETAGQDVPTTVDDRPLTDAVNDALAEHEQTTADEPLAVVMADLALATPDSLARLRAPGDVVIAPGRGGGTNALVVRHPAFRVDYHGASYLDHLRAARDVGASVREVDSRRLATDVDEPGDLGEVLTHGDGAARDWLVDAGFELEGTDGRVGVSRTG, from the coding sequence ATGCGCGCGCTCGTGCCGTTCGCGGCCGAACGGCCGAAGACGCGCCTCGCCGACGTTCTCACCGGCGCGGAACGGCGAGCGTTCGCCGACGCGATGTTGACGGACGTGCTCGCGGCGCTCCGCGCTGCCGACTTCTCGCCGCACCTGCTCGCGACCGAGACGGCCGGCCAGGACGTGCCGACGACCGTCGACGACCGGCCGCTGACCGACGCCGTGAACGACGCGCTGGCCGAGCACGAGCAGACAACGGCCGACGAGCCGCTCGCGGTCGTGATGGCCGACCTCGCGCTGGCGACGCCCGACTCGCTCGCCCGCCTGCGGGCCCCCGGCGACGTCGTGATCGCACCGGGCCGTGGGGGCGGGACGAACGCGCTCGTCGTCCGCCACCCGGCGTTTCGGGTCGACTACCACGGGGCCTCGTACCTCGACCACCTCCGGGCCGCGCGGGACGTCGGCGCGAGCGTCCGCGAGGTGGACTCCCGGCGGCTGGCGACCGACGTTGACGAGCCAGGGGATCTGGGCGAGGTGCTGACACACGGCGACGGCGCGGCCCGTGACTGGCTCGTCGACGCCGGGTTCGAACTGGAAGGGACGGACGGCCGGGTCGGCGTGTCGCGGACGGGATAG
- a CDS encoding tubulin/FtsZ family protein — protein sequence MKLALIGFGQAGGKIVDTFVDYDRRTGSDIVRAAVAVNTAKADLMGLENIPEDQRVLIGQSRVKGHGVGADNELGAEIAEEDIDEVQGAIDSIPVHEVDAFLVVAGLGGGTGSGGSPVLAKHLKRIYTEPVYGLGILPGSDEGGIYTLNAARSFQTFVREVDNLMVFDNDAWRKTGESVSGGYDEINEEIVKRFGILFGAGEVEAGQEVAESVVDSSEIINTLSGGGVSTVGYASEEVEEQSSGGLLSRLTGDDGGTDGLDTAHTTNRITSLVRKAALGRLTLPCEIEGAERALLVMAGPPQHLNRKGIERGRKWLEEQTGSMEVRGGDYPVTGSGFVASVILLSGVTNVPRIKELQQVAIEAQDNIDEIRQESDDNLDNLVSDDEDELESLF from the coding sequence ATGAAACTCGCACTCATCGGGTTCGGTCAGGCGGGGGGAAAGATCGTCGATACGTTCGTCGACTACGACCGCCGGACGGGGAGCGACATCGTTCGCGCCGCGGTCGCAGTCAACACGGCGAAAGCCGACCTCATGGGACTGGAGAACATCCCGGAGGACCAGCGCGTGCTCATCGGTCAGTCGCGCGTCAAGGGGCACGGGGTCGGCGCCGACAACGAACTCGGCGCGGAAATCGCCGAGGAGGACATCGACGAGGTGCAGGGGGCCATCGACTCCATCCCGGTCCACGAGGTCGACGCGTTCCTCGTGGTCGCCGGGCTGGGCGGCGGCACCGGGTCGGGCGGTTCGCCCGTGCTCGCAAAGCACCTCAAGCGCATCTACACCGAACCGGTGTACGGGCTGGGCATCCTGCCGGGCTCGGACGAGGGTGGCATCTACACCCTCAACGCGGCGCGCTCGTTCCAGACGTTCGTCCGTGAGGTGGACAACCTCATGGTGTTCGACAACGACGCGTGGCGCAAGACCGGCGAGTCGGTCTCGGGCGGCTACGACGAGATCAACGAGGAGATCGTCAAGCGGTTCGGCATCCTCTTCGGTGCCGGCGAGGTCGAGGCCGGCCAGGAGGTCGCCGAATCCGTCGTCGACTCCAGCGAGATCATCAACACGCTGTCGGGCGGCGGCGTCTCGACGGTGGGGTACGCCAGCGAGGAGGTCGAAGAGCAGTCCTCGGGCGGCCTGCTCTCGCGGCTCACCGGCGACGACGGCGGCACGGACGGTCTCGACACCGCCCACACGACGAACCGAATCACGTCGCTCGTCCGGAAGGCGGCGCTCGGGCGGCTCACCCTGCCCTGCGAGATCGAGGGCGCCGAGCGCGCCCTGCTCGTCATGGCGGGGCCGCCCCAGCACCTCAACCGGAAGGGGATCGAGCGCGGCCGGAAGTGGCTCGAGGAGCAGACCGGCTCGATGGAGGTCCGCGGCGGCGACTACCCCGTCACGGGCTCCGGCTTCGTCGCGTCGGTCATCCTGCTGTCGGGCGTGACGAACGTCCCGCGCATCAAGGAGCTCCAGCAGGTCGCCATCGAGGCCCAGGACAACATCGACGAGATCCGCCAGGAGAGCGACGACAACCTGGACAACCTGGTCAGTGATGACGAAGACGAGCTCGAATCGCTGTTCTGA
- a CDS encoding complex I NDUFA9 subunit family protein, giving the protein MKVLIAGGTGFIGTYLCRELSERGHDVTAMSRSPGGADLPDGVETLAGDVSDADSIDGAADGMDAVVNLVSLSPLFRPAGGNEMHDRVHRRGTENLLGEAEGADVDCFLQMSGLGADSGGSTDFLRAKGRAEEAVRDGDVPHVIFRPSVVFGDGGEFVSFTKEMKRLFAPALPVYPLPGGGRTPFQPIWVGDLVPILADALEEERHLGELYHVGGPDVLTLREIADMVYESEGKSVRVVGLPMGLARVGLTVLGTLGFKLGPDQYRSLRMNHTTPDNDLDAFGRTEADLTTFADYLGLSGRRDATSPAGTPA; this is encoded by the coding sequence ATGAAGGTCCTCATCGCGGGTGGCACGGGCTTCATCGGCACGTACCTCTGTCGGGAGCTGTCCGAGCGCGGCCACGACGTCACGGCGATGTCGCGCTCGCCCGGCGGGGCTGATCTGCCCGACGGCGTGGAGACGCTCGCGGGCGACGTGAGCGACGCCGACTCCATCGACGGCGCCGCCGACGGCATGGACGCGGTGGTGAACCTCGTTTCGCTCTCCCCGCTGTTCAGGCCGGCGGGCGGCAACGAGATGCACGACAGGGTCCACCGGCGGGGAACGGAGAACCTCCTCGGGGAGGCCGAGGGGGCCGACGTCGACTGCTTCCTGCAGATGTCCGGGCTCGGTGCCGACTCGGGGGGGAGTACGGACTTCCTGCGGGCGAAGGGCCGCGCGGAGGAGGCGGTCCGGGACGGCGACGTGCCCCACGTCATCTTCCGCCCCTCGGTCGTCTTCGGCGACGGCGGCGAGTTCGTCTCGTTCACGAAGGAGATGAAGCGGCTGTTCGCTCCCGCCCTGCCGGTCTACCCGCTCCCGGGCGGCGGCCGGACGCCGTTCCAGCCAATCTGGGTCGGGGACCTGGTGCCGATCCTCGCCGACGCGCTCGAGGAGGAACGGCACCTGGGCGAGCTGTACCACGTCGGCGGGCCGGACGTGCTCACGCTCCGGGAGATCGCTGACATGGTGTACGAGTCCGAGGGCAAATCCGTCAGGGTCGTCGGGCTCCCGATGGGGCTGGCCCGCGTCGGGCTCACGGTCCTCGGGACGCTCGGGTTCAAACTGGGTCCCGACCAGTACCGCTCGCTGCGGATGAACCACACGACGCCCGACAACGACCTCGACGCGTTCGGCCGGACGGAGGCGGATCTCACCACGTTCGCCGACTACCTCGGCCTGTCGGGCCGGCGCGACGCGACCAGTCCGGCGGGGACGCCCGCGTAA
- a CDS encoding CTP synthase — protein MPIEETGYDPSLGRKFIFVTGGVMSGLGKGITAASTGRLLANAGFDVTAVKIDPYLNVDAGTMNPYQHGEVYVLKDGGEVDLDLGNYERFLGVDMTSDHNVTTGKTYQHVIEKERAGDYLGKTVQVIPHITDDIKRRIREAAEGSDVCLVEIGGTVGDIEGMPYLEALRQFAHEEPEDNVLFTHVTLVPYSKNGEQKTKPTQHSVKELRSIGLQPDIVVGRCDDKLDPETKEKIALFGDVPTEAVFSNPDVADVYHVPLVVEEEGLDEYVMERLDLADEALPEAERENTWRELVTRERTGEVDIALVGKYDLEDAYMSVHEALKHAGLERGVDVNVQWVNSDEMLDHHDERLREADGVVVPGGFGSRGTAGKIEAIRYAREHDVPFLGLCLGFQMAVVEHARNVLGLEDSHSAELDPDTAHPVIDLLPEQADEEDMGGTMRLGAHETAIDPGSLAHEVYGADTCTERHRHRYEVNPEYIEDLEAGELAFSGRAGRRMEILERADHPYFLGTQFHPEFRSRPDRASPPFVGLLDAVLERTDPRERPGGDPRDQEEVTH, from the coding sequence ATGCCGATAGAGGAAACGGGGTACGACCCGTCGCTGGGTCGCAAATTCATCTTCGTCACCGGCGGTGTCATGTCCGGGCTCGGGAAGGGCATCACGGCCGCGTCCACCGGTCGCCTGCTCGCCAACGCCGGGTTCGACGTGACGGCGGTGAAGATCGACCCCTACCTGAACGTCGACGCGGGGACGATGAACCCCTACCAGCACGGCGAGGTGTACGTGCTCAAGGACGGGGGCGAGGTCGATCTCGACCTCGGGAACTACGAGCGCTTCCTTGGGGTCGACATGACCTCCGATCACAACGTCACCACCGGGAAGACGTACCAGCACGTCATCGAGAAGGAACGGGCCGGCGACTACCTCGGGAAGACCGTCCAGGTCATCCCGCACATCACCGACGACATCAAGCGGCGCATCCGCGAGGCCGCCGAGGGGAGCGACGTCTGTCTCGTCGAGATCGGCGGCACCGTCGGCGACATCGAGGGGATGCCCTACCTCGAGGCGCTCCGCCAGTTCGCCCACGAGGAACCCGAGGACAACGTCCTCTTTACCCACGTCACGCTCGTCCCGTACTCCAAGAACGGCGAGCAGAAGACGAAGCCGACCCAGCACTCCGTGAAGGAACTGCGCAGCATCGGCCTCCAGCCCGACATCGTCGTCGGGCGCTGTGACGACAAGCTCGATCCCGAGACGAAGGAGAAGATCGCGCTGTTCGGCGACGTGCCGACCGAGGCCGTCTTCTCGAACCCCGACGTCGCGGACGTCTACCACGTCCCGCTCGTCGTCGAGGAGGAGGGGCTCGACGAGTACGTCATGGAGCGGCTCGACCTCGCGGACGAGGCGCTCCCCGAGGCCGAGCGCGAGAACACCTGGCGCGAACTCGTCACGCGCGAGCGCACCGGCGAGGTCGACATCGCCCTGGTCGGCAAGTACGACCTCGAGGACGCGTACATGTCCGTCCACGAGGCGCTGAAACACGCCGGCCTGGAGCGCGGCGTCGACGTGAACGTCCAGTGGGTGAACTCCGACGAGATGCTCGACCACCACGACGAGCGCCTCCGGGAGGCCGACGGCGTCGTCGTCCCCGGCGGCTTCGGCTCCCGTGGGACGGCGGGGAAGATCGAGGCGATCCGCTACGCACGCGAGCACGACGTCCCGTTCCTCGGCCTCTGTCTCGGCTTCCAGATGGCCGTCGTCGAGCACGCGCGGAACGTGCTCGGGCTCGAGGACTCCCACTCGGCCGAACTCGACCCCGACACCGCGCACCCGGTCATCGACCTGCTGCCCGAGCAGGCCGACGAGGAGGACATGGGCGGGACGATGCGGCTGGGCGCCCACGAGACGGCCATCGACCCGGGCTCGCTCGCCCACGAGGTGTACGGTGCCGACACCTGCACCGAGCGACACCGCCACCGCTACGAGGTGAACCCGGAGTACATCGAGGACCTCGAGGCCGGGGAACTCGCCTTCTCCGGGCGGGCCGGCCGCCGGATGGAGATCCTCGAACGGGCGGACCACCCGTACTTCCTCGGGACGCAGTTCCACCCCGAGTTCCGCTCGCGCCCGGACCGCGCCAGCCCCCCGTTCGTCGGCCTCCTCGACGCGGTACTGGAGCGGACCGACCCGCGCGAGCGTCCCGGCGGGGATCCGAGGGACCAGGAGGAGGTGACCCACTGA
- the guaA gene encoding glutamine-hydrolyzing GMP synthase, with amino-acid sequence MVDAESFIEEATAEIAEAVGESNAVIALSGGVDSSVAAALAYRAIGDRLTPVYVDTGLMRKGETESIRETFAFMDSLRVVEAGDRFLDALAGVTDPEEKRHVIGEGFIREFEREATEADADYLVQGTIYPDRIESEGNIKSHHNVGGLPDVVDFEGIVEPVRDLYKDEVREVARALDLEEVVSERMPFPGPGLAVRIVGEVTREKAAVAREACHVVEEETEEHDPWQAFAAVLGKATGVKGDNRVHGWVVAVRSVESRDGMTARAQELPWETLQRIQSRITGENENVARVVYDVTHKPPATIEYE; translated from the coding sequence ATGGTCGACGCCGAGTCGTTCATCGAGGAGGCGACCGCCGAGATCGCCGAGGCGGTCGGCGAGTCGAACGCGGTCATCGCGCTCTCGGGCGGGGTGGACTCGTCGGTCGCGGCCGCGCTCGCCTACCGTGCCATCGGCGACCGGCTCACTCCGGTGTACGTCGACACCGGGCTGATGCGGAAGGGCGAGACCGAGTCCATCCGCGAGACGTTCGCGTTCATGGACTCGCTCCGGGTCGTCGAGGCGGGGGACCGCTTCCTCGACGCGCTGGCGGGCGTCACCGACCCCGAGGAGAAGCGCCACGTCATCGGCGAGGGGTTCATCCGCGAGTTCGAGCGCGAGGCGACGGAGGCCGACGCCGACTACCTCGTGCAGGGAACGATCTACCCCGACCGCATCGAGAGCGAGGGGAACATCAAGTCCCACCACAACGTCGGGGGGCTGCCGGACGTGGTCGACTTCGAGGGCATCGTCGAACCGGTCCGCGACCTGTACAAGGACGAGGTCCGGGAGGTCGCCCGCGCGCTCGACCTGGAGGAAGTCGTCTCCGAGCGCATGCCGTTCCCCGGCCCCGGCCTGGCGGTCCGCATCGTCGGCGAGGTGACCCGCGAGAAGGCCGCGGTGGCCCGCGAGGCGTGCCACGTCGTCGAGGAGGAGACGGAAGAACACGACCCCTGGCAGGCGTTCGCGGCCGTGCTCGGCAAGGCGACCGGCGTGAAGGGCGACAACCGCGTCCACGGCTGGGTGGTGGCGGTCCGGTCGGTCGAATCACGGGATGGGATGACCGCCCGGGCGCAGGAACTCCCGTGGGAGACGCTCCAGCGCATCCAGTCGCGGATCACGGGCGAGAACGAGAACGTCGCTCGGGTGGTGTACGACGTGACCCACAAGCCGCCCGCGACGATCGAGTACGAGTAG
- the glp gene encoding gephyrin-like molybdotransferase Glp — protein sequence MTADRTSAGFKRRTRLAEARTTLLEAVQRHGRTEQVPLTEADGRAVAGTVSAPRAVPAYDRAAMDGWAVRAEDTFGASGRSPAVLRASDGAAVPNGAVRVQTGEELPDGADAVVAVEGTEELGTEVEVFDAVAAGENVGETGEDVTAGQPLHEPPRRLRPSDLGLLKSVGLDTVEVFERPRVSVVPTGEELVQADPRPGETIETNGLTVSRLAERWGADATYREVVTDDEDALAAAVERDLAHDVVVTTGGSSVGERDLVPDVVADLGEVLVHGVAVKPGHPVALGVVEDTPVVMLPGYPVSCLVTAVQLLRPVLKRVGGLPAGPSPTRRATLTGKVASEPGIRTFARVTLSDRSDRSDRSDPPGGDGPALAADPVRASGAGVLSSVALADGWVVVPESREGVDAGDAVDVELWEVDE from the coding sequence ATGACAGCCGATCGCACGAGCGCCGGGTTCAAGCGGCGAACCCGTCTCGCCGAGGCGCGAACGACCCTTCTCGAGGCCGTCCAGCGCCACGGGCGAACCGAGCAGGTTCCCCTCACGGAGGCCGACGGCCGCGCGGTCGCCGGGACCGTGAGCGCGCCGCGGGCCGTCCCGGCCTACGACCGGGCCGCGATGGACGGCTGGGCGGTGCGAGCAGAGGACACCTTCGGCGCGTCGGGGCGCTCGCCGGCGGTGCTCCGGGCGAGCGACGGCGCGGCCGTCCCGAACGGGGCCGTGCGCGTCCAGACCGGCGAGGAACTGCCCGACGGCGCGGACGCCGTCGTCGCGGTCGAGGGGACCGAGGAACTCGGCACCGAAGTCGAGGTGTTCGACGCCGTCGCGGCCGGCGAGAACGTCGGCGAGACGGGCGAGGACGTCACGGCGGGCCAGCCTCTCCACGAGCCGCCCCGTCGCCTCCGGCCCTCGGACCTCGGCCTGCTGAAATCCGTCGGCCTCGACACGGTCGAGGTGTTCGAGCGGCCGCGCGTGTCCGTCGTCCCGACCGGAGAGGAGCTCGTGCAGGCCGATCCTCGGCCCGGCGAGACGATCGAGACGAACGGGCTGACCGTCTCCCGGCTGGCCGAGCGCTGGGGGGCCGACGCCACGTACCGGGAGGTCGTCACCGACGACGAGGACGCGCTGGCGGCGGCGGTCGAGCGCGACCTCGCTCACGACGTGGTCGTCACCACCGGCGGCTCCTCGGTGGGCGAGCGCGACCTCGTCCCGGACGTCGTCGCGGACCTCGGCGAGGTGCTGGTCCACGGGGTCGCGGTCAAGCCCGGGCATCCGGTCGCGCTCGGCGTCGTCGAGGACACGCCGGTCGTGATGCTCCCCGGCTACCCGGTGTCCTGTCTCGTCACCGCCGTCCAGTTGCTCCGCCCGGTGTTGAAGCGCGTCGGCGGTCTCCCCGCCGGCCCGTCCCCGACACGTCGGGCGACCCTGACCGGGAAGGTCGCCTCGGAGCCCGGGATCCGGACGTTCGCACGGGTGACTCTCTCGGACCGCTCGGACCGCTCGGACCGCTCCGACCCACCGGGCGGTGACGGTCCCGCGCTCGCGGCCGACCCGGTCAGGGCCTCGGGGGCCGGCGTCCTCTCGTCGGTCGCGCTGGCCGACGGTTGGGTCGTCGTGCCCGAGTCGCGGGAGGGTGTCGACGCCGGCGACGCGGTCGACGTCGAACTGTGGGAGGTGGACGAATGA
- a CDS encoding molybdopterin biosynthesis protein: MSDERDDGGNDRHDGDGHDHGAVDAGDHGDHGDHGDHGDHGDHGPDRKEFRDLATPEAAHEAIASLDLASDPESVPLAEARGRVLAERVDADLDVPGFDRASMDGYAVRARDTFGADEADPARLELAGVVHAGAEPEVTVESGTCAEISTGAVMPDGADAVVMVERTSQSGDTIEIRTAVTPGEHVMFAGADVAAGARALGPGTELTPREVGLLSALGRDEVTVRGKPTVGVVSTGDELVRPGGELHSERGQIYDVNSYTVAAGIEEAGGEPRLYPHAGDDYEEMERLLVEASEECDLVLSSGSTSASAVDVVYRVIEARGDLLLHGVAVKPGKPMLVGRVGESAYVGLPGYPVSALTIFRTFVAPAIREAAGKPEPRTATVAGTMAVRERYAEGRMRLMPVGLVERGPAGPDGGGDAAGAGNVLVYPVDKGSGATTSLVEADGVVVVDPDTEYLAEGEAVEVQLFSPDVRPPTAFGVGEDDPALSRLLDRLDRPRYLPAGSRGGLRRLRDGVPDFAVAAGPIERDPDAVDLGGWTREWGLVVPAGNPDDVTGIGDLADRELRFVNRDANSGLRTSLGNAVADLAAERGVDRHELVEAIDGFDRSVRAHESPARRVFGGDADAGPGLRATAEKLGAGFVSLGEQDVRVLANPGRVEKPGVIELREVLRDFDDVLEGLAGYGGE; the protein is encoded by the coding sequence ATGAGCGACGAGCGCGACGACGGCGGGAACGACCGCCACGACGGCGACGGTCACGATCACGGCGCGGTCGACGCCGGCGACCACGGCGACCACGGCGACCACGGCGACCACGGCGACCACGGCGACCACGGCCCGGACCGGAAGGAGTTCCGCGACCTGGCCACGCCGGAAGCGGCCCACGAGGCGATCGCCTCGCTGGACCTCGCGTCGGACCCTGAATCCGTCCCGCTCGCCGAGGCACGGGGGCGGGTGCTCGCCGAGCGCGTCGACGCCGACCTCGACGTCCCGGGGTTCGACCGGGCGTCGATGGACGGCTACGCGGTCCGAGCGCGGGACACGTTCGGGGCCGACGAGGCCGACCCCGCGCGACTCGAACTCGCGGGCGTGGTCCACGCCGGCGCGGAACCCGAGGTGACAGTCGAGTCCGGGACGTGTGCGGAGATCTCCACGGGCGCGGTGATGCCCGACGGGGCGGACGCGGTGGTGATGGTCGAGCGGACGAGCCAGTCCGGGGACACGATCGAGATCCGGACCGCGGTCACGCCGGGCGAGCACGTCATGTTCGCGGGCGCGGACGTCGCCGCCGGCGCGCGGGCGCTCGGCCCCGGCACGGAGTTGACGCCACGCGAGGTCGGCCTGCTCTCGGCGCTCGGACGCGACGAGGTCACGGTTCGCGGAAAACCGACGGTCGGGGTCGTCTCCACCGGCGACGAACTGGTCCGGCCGGGCGGGGAGCTCCACAGCGAGCGCGGGCAGATCTACGACGTGAACAGCTACACCGTCGCCGCGGGGATCGAGGAGGCCGGCGGCGAACCGCGCCTCTACCCCCACGCCGGCGACGACTACGAGGAGATGGAGCGCCTGCTCGTCGAGGCCAGCGAGGAATGTGATCTCGTGCTCTCCTCCGGGTCGACGTCGGCCTCGGCGGTCGACGTCGTCTACCGCGTCATCGAGGCGCGCGGCGACCTGCTGCTCCACGGCGTCGCGGTCAAGCCGGGCAAGCCGATGCTCGTCGGGCGCGTCGGGGAGTCGGCGTACGTCGGCCTCCCGGGCTACCCCGTCTCGGCGCTCACCATCTTCCGGACGTTCGTCGCGCCGGCCATCCGCGAGGCGGCAGGGAAGCCGGAGCCCCGGACCGCGACCGTCGCGGGGACGATGGCCGTTCGGGAGCGCTACGCGGAGGGCAGGATGCGGCTCATGCCCGTGGGACTGGTCGAGCGCGGGCCGGCAGGCCCGGACGGCGGCGGCGACGCCGCCGGAGCCGGGAACGTTCTCGTCTACCCAGTCGACAAGGGCTCGGGCGCGACGACGAGCCTCGTCGAGGCCGACGGCGTCGTGGTCGTCGACCCGGACACGGAGTATCTCGCCGAGGGCGAGGCGGTCGAGGTGCAACTGTTCTCGCCGGACGTGCGCCCGCCGACCGCCTTCGGCGTCGGCGAGGACGACCCGGCGCTCTCGCGCCTGCTCGACCGGCTGGACCGGCCGCGCTACCTCCCGGCCGGGAGCCGCGGCGGGCTCCGCAGACTCCGGGACGGCGTCCCGGACTTCGCCGTCGCGGCCGGGCCGATCGAGCGGGACCCCGACGCGGTCGACCTCGGCGGCTGGACCCGCGAGTGGGGACTGGTCGTCCCCGCGGGCAACCCGGACGACGTGACGGGGATCGGCGACCTCGCGGACCGCGAACTCCGGTTCGTCAACCGCGACGCGAACTCCGGGCTCCGGACGAGCCTCGGGAACGCGGTCGCCGACCTGGCGGCCGAGCGCGGCGTGGACCGACACGAACTCGTCGAGGCCATCGACGGCTTCGACCGCTCGGTCCGGGCCCACGAGTCGCCCGCCCGGCGCGTGTTCGGGGGCGATGCGGACGCGGGCCCGGGCCTGCGCGCGACCGCGGAGAAACTCGGTGCCGGATTCGTCTCGCTCGGCGAGCAGGACGTCCGCGTGCTCGCCAACCCGGGCCGCGTGGAGAAGCCCGGCGTCATCGAGCTCCGCGAGGTCCTCCGTGACTTCGACGACGTGCTGGAGGGACTGGCCGGCTATGGGGGCGAGTAA